TTGTTGCCCGTCGCATCCTGACGCACCACCAACGGACGCTGGCTGGCCGATTGTTGGGCAGCCgctgcggcagcggcggccATGGAACCGATGCCACCGTTGCTATTGGAAATTGCTGCGGCGGTGGCATtgctgtgctgttgctgctgatgctccTGTGTGGGCGTGACGGGCGTGGAGGCGGAGTTGGCGGGTCCCTTCTTCTTCAGTGCCGATTTGAGAGGAACTGCATTTGGTTTTGGCTCTTTGGCTGGAATTTCCTCGACACGCTGTGTGTCCATCACACGCACATGGTTGCCAGCGACGCCGCCATACGGCGCATACTCATCATCCGAGTCGAGCTCGTCCTGGTCGGGATCATGATCTGTGAAGCAAAGTGTACTCTTTTAGGTAAACATCAAATTATATAGCAAATACAGCATTCGAAAATATAGCTTTAATTGTGGGACAAAGGGGGCACTAGCATAGTTTTATGAAGTGCGCATTTGTAATGATCTGAAGCTAGCCTTtcggggtgtgtgtgtgtgtttctagTTTCTTTCATCTTTACCATCATAATCGTAGTCCTGCTGGTAGTCCTGATCGTTCATGGCGCCTGGCCCGTGCGGTCGTCCAGCGATGAGCGTGGGGCTCGGCGTGGAGAACATTGGCGGCGGTGGGATGGGTCCAATCTCCGATACGGGTATCGGTGGCTCTGGCAGCTCGCTGAGCATCACGCCCGGCGGCAGTTTGCCACCGGCGTATGGCGGTGGTGTGCTACCCGGTGGTCCACCCACCATTTTGCCATCGTCGCCGCCATCTAAAAACAATTCGGGTTTACAGTACACAATCGAGGGGCAAACAttacacaaagagagagagagaaagggagagaagagagaggcAACACAAATAGTGAGTGAATATATGAGTTTCTTTTGCTAGCATATGaatcaaatgtgtgtgtgaggtgtGTGCaagcatgtgtgtatgttgtgtgtgtgtgtgtgagtggatGTGGTATAATGTGTAtgctgtgtgagtgtgttgttgGGATCGTAACGGGGCAAAGGAAACCAGCTTAATGAATCGATGTAAGCCAAAAAAGTAACTACGCAGCTTGTTTAAGTTTTGCGATTACTAAAATCAAATGTAAGCGACGAATACTATCGGAAATGTACTATCGAAATACTAATAACATTgcgattaatttatttgagcaCAATTCTGACTGCtttactaattttatattaattccAAAGTTTGCGATGTATATGAAGTGAGTTATGCATTATTTTAGTAGTCTAAAAGTATGATATCAATTTACTATCGATCACATACTATcgatttacatttacatttactatTGCATTTGACAAgcattttaaaagaaaatgtaagCATTCAATACTGTTTATTACTATTgcaagagtttatttaaataaccatattaatttgatttgcacatAGTGGAtgagaaaatttaatttactttaactGACAATATTGGTTTGACTTTTCCAAGTTAATTCTCAACTTTGTTAAATTGATTCCTCCATTCATATAtgattattgtattttaaaggCAAATTTAAGCAACCCAATTAATTGGAGTTATTATCGATGGTTTTTCTTCATTAAGTCAACTTTCATTTTTGcaagttaatttcattttgttttttaatttataataagtaaaatttcagctaatcaaatcaaattggtTAATTGAACGATAGTAATTATGACactcaaaaacaaatactatcgattttaattgtttattatcgACTGGTTTCCTTTCCCTGTTTCGGGGTCTGTTTGTAAACTACTCTATCTAGCATTTTGTGTTCTACACAACAATCAAATCGGTTGGGCGTCTACTTACAATGCTCGTTGTGATAGCAAATGTTGACTCCTCGCCGCGACAgcttgttgctgccgccgaGAGTATTGGGCCGCTCCTGTTTGTTATTGGAATCGGACtggttgttgtgttgttgctgctgctgttggtgcatGCCACCAGCTCCGATGCCACCGCCACCGGGTGGCGGCAGCATGGAACCCTGGCATGTCGGTTGCTCAATGTTCGGTGTTGATAATGTGCCATTGCCACCGTGTTGTTGTGCATCAGTCTTGTCTTTTCTTGGTTCTGCaaataaagagaaagagagaagaaagaagtgagtgaaaagttttcaatggATGAGTAAAGAGCATAAGCTGTATAACAACCGAAAGCAACTAATTTACGAGCATGTGCCAAACAAActagacagacagaccgagacagagacagagacggaacCAAAGACGTAGACCGACAGTAGCATGTGGGCCCcactgcgtatacttgatgaGCTTTTACATTAATTGTTATGGTGGCTGCTTTGGTGGTTTGCTCGGTTTCCTCGGTTTCTCCTGACCACacgagcagcagcaccagcagcagctggcacCATTGAAAATTGCCTGGCCGAGAGCTGAGAGCAGAGCCTCATCTATGCCACTTGAGTGGCCGCAAAACACTCAAACACACTCATCCACatattcacatacacacacacacacactcgcagttGTTCGTCTTTTGTCTCTTGTCCATTTTACATTCcccggctgctgctgcttccctCGTTTGCACTCGGTTGGTCaagtgtaatatttttaattgttgtttaagGGTTAAGCATTCGGGTCTCTGCAGAGCCACCAAACAGTGTGTGGCCCCGGCCACATTTGGACAGTCGTGGCCAGAAAAAATGCCCAACGGACAGTTGAAAACTGAATGAATACAAACTGCTGTTGTTCTTTatctcgttgttgttattgttgttgttgtccttgtgtAAGTGGGGCGACCTCGTTAATAATGAGAAATGGCAAACAATTAAGTGCCAGTTTATTTGAGTATAAAAGCAGCAGTGCTTAACTACACTAGACAACAAATTGCGCCCAATAACATGTTACAATTCCTTGGGCATTACattatgtatacaaaattattaattaataatcatgaatacaaaaacattaatttcagTAAGTGGAAAAcggcattttattttagatattttctttcattcccACCGAAATTAACTTGTAGAGGagtattgatataccaaatatagttttcggtatatttgagttCTTTTTCGGTAGTtgaattcggtatatttattaaataattctatagttttgcttttattgagcAAATATAGGCGGTATATTGGTATTTGtaggtatattcatttggtatatttttaaaataatacagcTATGTTTTGCTTATATTGAAAGTGTTGAACATAATAGAATATCGATATCAAAGTCTTCGgtaaattttggtattttttcggtatattaatttggtctacacacagttttgctttaattgaaactGGGTGGTTgatatctcacaatcgagtaCACTCAACTATAACATACttatttgctttcaattatTCCTATTAATTTTCCTTGCTTCAAAACCCACGTTGACTAGTGCTACTTGTAAGAGCAAAAACTTATCTCCATTTGCGCAGCATTTAAGCCTGGAATTATGTAAGAACGCATACAAAAGAATGCTGAATGGCACTCGGGAAAAAGTGAGAGTGCTGCACACGAAATGTGAAATTGAGCAAAGAGATAAttgtcagacagacagacagtttatttcattgaaatatatatagtatagaaagAGCTATATCATTTCCACTTCAGCAAGTCAAGCCAAAAGTCAAAGACCGGAAATTGCTTGCTAACCCATTTTCCGACTATTTTAAtcaagcataacaaatgaaGTTTCCTGTCCCAGAAGAAGAGGCAGAGAAGTGTCGGACTAAGAAAACAACCAAAAGTGAAATGGACGGGCAATCGGCACGATATCATTTTCCACATGCctgaaaaacaattaagagGAAATTCCTAACAAGTGCTTAAATACTTTTCagtcattaaaaaaaaatcaatgttacACTTGACAGACAGCTGCGGGGAAGCTGCTGAAGAGTTGTGGgtggaaaattgaaaatctgcGCATTTTCCACAAAGTTATTTATGGTCTAAGCAGATGAAAATATCTTGATTTCGCATCGGAGATCGGTGAACGAATATTCATGGTGGCAATTAATTGCCAAATTAAGTACATAAAACCCAAACAACTGCAACACtaacaaattcataaataagcaacagcaaatgtgtgtgggaaaaactaaatgaaaatcaaatgaaatgcagaaATGCACAGCGTTAACTAATTTTGCTAATCACacgtaaataaatatcaaaagcGCGTTTAAATACACCGAAAGAACATGGGCCTAAaaggggggcgtggcaggtGTTGCAAACTATTTGAAACAGATACAAATTCCGTTGGCCAAAAGCCAACACAGAAAAAAGGCAAAGGCTAGTGCGAAAAGATGCGGCagtgaatgagagagagaagacCTGAGTTGACGTGTTTGcgaaaatatttagaaataaataaaaacattaaacaaatacatacatttatatttatatttatatatatctctcgcgtatttcgttttgtttgttgtttgacAGGGCGATGCGAGTGATGaagtaatgaaataattttgaaagCCAAGAGAAAATGTTTTCATGCATCAAGTTCATGATGTCTACGAGTCTAGAGGGCAGCcaaaagagacagaaagagagcgagagagggataGAGAAGGCGGAAGAGTAGAGGGAAAAAGGATGAGGCAACAGCTTGGACCAAAGTGCTCTGcagaatattttaatgaatttatgtgCTTGTCAAATTATGGCGACAAATGTCTTTGTATTAACTGGCACAATGTTGTCTCCCTCgcactctttctctccctctcactctccttTACTTTCTCGCTGTCTCTAGAAATTTATGAGCTGACAGCAGTCAGTAGTACCGGCAACAACAGCCGCTGGCAAGAATTAtagcataaacataaacaaatttgcaacttTGAGTAAGGTTCAGCACATTTAAGCCGCCCCGAAATGAAACCGAAGAAAATGAAGATTAATGCCCCGTAATTTAATGTATGGAAAATCtaagcatttaattgaatatttaattgatctctctcaaaagcaaaagcttgCAGCTTCTTTCCCAAATTCCGAACTGCTGCACATATATCAATTTGATTATCAACACAATCTCCACACATTTCGCATTCTCTGTGCGCACTCTAATGACAATATTAATTAGGCAGAAAGTTTAGTCTGCTAATTAGCcagctgcctgcctgcctgctgtgctgtgctgcgcTGCCTTTTAATCAATTACGAGTCGCAAGTCCAAGGCTGAAGTCCAAGCGTCTCTCACACATGCCAATAAGTAGGCAATATGAAATtcgtgcgagtgtgtgtgtgggcgttgTTGTGTGACGTCATTGGGAATTGCAATTCCATCGAGAACAATGCacagatttatttataattcagagcaacaggaaaaaaaagtgaacaatGCAGAGAATTTTTGGAAAGAAGCCGCAAATTAATTGTGCGGCTTCATGTTTGGCCAAGGCAAACACAATGCAAACAACCGGGCACAGAAAACAAGGCTCACAAACAAGGCCCTAACAAGCGGCAAATACCctgtataaaaattaagtaaacgAGCAATGAACAGTTACGattagcagcagcaatgcaTTAAGTTGATTTTAATGTGCGAATAAATTCATTCTACTTA
This is a stretch of genomic DNA from Drosophila albomicans strain 15112-1751.03 chromosome 3, ASM965048v2, whole genome shotgun sequence. It encodes these proteins:
- the LOC117570920 gene encoding phosphatase and actin regulator 2 isoform X14, giving the protein MMGYIMGCACFKEPRKDKTDAQQHGGNGTLSTPNIEQPTCQGSMLPPPGGGGIGAGGMHQQQQQQHNNQSDSNNKQERPNTLGGSNKLSRRGVNICYHNEHYGGDDGKMVGGPPGSTPPPYAGGKLPPGVMLSELPEPPIPVSEIGPIPPPPMFSTPSPTLIAGRPHGPGAMNDQDYQQDYDYDDHDPDQDELDSDDEYAPYGGVAGNHVRVMDTQRVEEIPAKEPKPNAVPLKSALKKKGPANSASTPVTPTQEHQQQQHSNATAAAISNSNGGIGSMAAAAAAAAQQSASQRPLVVRQDATGNNYSLNRQQMFNIQLPCTVENKENTRPFVIRESSSDSDESDGHIVYRDDDNDNTRLAKLARKESLSLKLQLRPDKQDLINRNILHQVNDNELKESKEAIGARLIRRLSMRPTAEELVERNILKTQSPAEEKKQKEEKKSYLLRKLSFRPTVEELKEKKIIRFNDYIEVTQAHDYDRRADKPWTRLTPKDKAAIRKELNEFKSSEMAVHEGSRHLTRFHRP
- the LOC117570920 gene encoding phosphatase and actin regulator 4 isoform X13, which codes for MMGYIMGCACFKEPRKDKTDAQQHGGNGTLSTPNIEQPTCQGSMLPPPGGGGIGAGGMHQQQQQQHNNQSDSNNKQERPNTLGGSNKLSRRGVNICYHNEHYGGDDGKMVGGPPGSTPPPYAGGKLPPGVMLSELPEPPIPVSEIGPIPPPPMFSTPSPTLIAGRPHGPGAMNDQDYQQDYDYDDHDPDQDELDSDDEYAPYGGVAGNHVRVMDTQRVEEIPAKEPKPNAVPLKSALKKKGPANSASTPVTPTQEHQQQQHSNATAAAISNSNGGIGSMAAAAAAAAQQSASQRPLVVRQDATGNNYSLKPILRPRIRICRQQMFNIQLPCTVENKENTRPFVIRESSSDSDESDGHIVYRDDDNDNTRLAKLARKESLSLKLQLRPDKQDLINRNILHQVNDNELKESKEAIGARLIRRLSMRPTAEELVERNILKTQSPAEEKKQKEEKKSYLLRKLSFRPTVEELKEKKIIRFNDYIEVTQAHDYDRRADKPWTRLTPKDKAAIRKELNEFKSSEMAVHEGSRHLTRFHRP